One Myotis daubentonii chromosome 3, mMyoDau2.1, whole genome shotgun sequence genomic window carries:
- the LOC132230502 gene encoding HUWE1-associated protein modifying stress responses 1-like: protein MEERKEEGEAEIQEHGPEHWFSKWERQCLAEAEQDEQLPPELQDEAAAGAQPEHKQQKLWHLFQNSATAVAQLYKDRVCQQQGLSLWVPFQNAATAVTNLYKESVDTHQRSFDIGIQIGYQRRNKDVLAWVKKRRRTIRREDLISFLCGKVPPPRNSRAPPRLTVVSPNRATSTETSSPVETDLQPFREAIALHGLSGAMASISVRSSTPGSPTHVSSGSNASRRRNGLHDVDLNTFISEEMALHLDNGGTRKRTSAQCGDVITDSPTHKRNRMI from the coding sequence ATGGAGGAGCGGAAGGAAGAGGGCGAGGCAGAGATTCAGGAGCACGGGCCCGAGCATTGGTTCTCCAAGTGGGAGCGGCAGTGCCTGGCCGAGGCCGAGCAGGACGAGCAGCTACCCCCGGAGCTGCAGGACGAGGCGGCGGCCGGGGCGCAGCCCGAGCACAAGCAACAGAAGCTGTGGCACCTCTTCCAGAACTCGGCCACCGCCGTGGCCCAGCTCTACAAAGACCGAGTGTGTCAGCAACAAGGACTTTCTCTCTGGGTCCCCTTCCAAAACGCAGCCACCGCCGTCACCAACCTCTACAAAGAAAGCGTGGACACCCATCAGCGAAGTTTTGATATTGGAATTCAGATTGGCTATCAGCGACGCAATAAGGATGTGTTGGCTTGGGTTAAAAAGCGCAGAAGAACTATTCGTAGAGAAGATTTGATCAGCTTCCTGTGTGGGAAAGTTCCTCCACCACGAAACTCTAGAGCTCCCCCAAGACTGACTGTAGTGTCCCCTAACCGAGCTACTTCAACGGAAACTAGCTCACCTGTAGAGACTGATTTGCAACCCTTCCGGGAAGCCATAGCTCTGCATGGTCTTAGTGGTGCAATGGCTAGTATAAGCGTGCGTTCGAGTACCCCAGGCTCTCCTACACATGTAAGCAGTGGATCGAATGCTAGTCGAAGGAGAAATGGACTCCATGATGTCGATTTGAACACTTTCATATCAGAAGAAATGGCACTCCACTTGGACAATGGTGGAACTAGAAAGCGTACCTCAGCCCAGTGTGGCGATGTCATTACAGACTCACCAACCCATAAACGCAACAGAATGATCTAA